A region of Schistosoma mansoni strain Puerto Rico chromosome 1, complete genome DNA encodes the following proteins:
- a CDS encoding putative arginine/serine-rich splicing factor, which produces MKEAIEKFDGYELYGRRLRVYEDRPGQRSRSGSYRSRSDSRHSHRSRSRDSHRRQKSRSPRHRHDRSLSSDRQRSESGNDSHRRSKENSNDPRSRSPSRRSGTNRSNARSNSHLSNKRSLDAGSRSPSCNGRENSIKNDLDRRSRSRSISHSRSGSRSRSVESRSPGRSHTHSRSASRSRSMSHRSESGTPRRSDEEMDGRSNGAHEIRGGDYDE; this is translated from the exons ATGAAGGAAGCAATCGAGAAATTTGATGGCTACGAGCTTTATGGACGCAGGCTACGTGTTTACGAAGACCGACCAGGCCAGAGGTCACGATCTGGCTCTTACAGATCGCGATCTGATAGTCGTCATTCTCATCGTTCACGAAGTCGAGACTCTCATCGCAGGCAAAAGTCTAGAAGTCCTCGGCATCGACATGATAGGTCACTTTCAAGTGATAGACAAAGATCTGAATCCGGCAACGATTCGCACAGGCGCTCCAAAGAAAATTCTAATGACCCACGGTCTAGAAGTCCATCACGCCGTTCCGGGACAAACCGTTCCAATGCAAGATCCAATTCTCATCTCAGCAACAAGCGCTCTTTG GATGCCGGTTCCCGTTCCCCGAGCTGCAATGGTAGGGAGAATAGCATAAAAAATGATCTGGATCGGCGTTCGAGGTCACGTTCTATCTCACATTCTAGGTCTGGAAGTAGGTCACGTTCAGTGGAATCGAGGTCTCCTGGTCGGTCGCATACACATTCTCGGTCCGCATCACGATCGCGTTCAATGTCGCATCGTAGTGAGTCTGGGACGCCTAGACGTTCTGACGAGGAAATGGACGGAAGGAGCAACGGTGCCCATGAGATTCGAGGAGGTGATTATGATGAGTAA
- a CDS encoding putative arginine/serine-rich splicing factor, whose product MVSRPGLFLVAPFNGRPAEHVVTWSRTVVRSKREDLKDLMRKAGEVTYADAHKSAKNDGIVEFAAYADMKEAIEKFDGYELYGRRLRVYEDRPGQRSRSGSYRSRSDSRHSHRSRSRDSHRRQKSRSPRHRHDRSLSSDRQRSESGNDSHRRSKENSNDPRSRSPSRRSGTNRSNARSNSHLSNKRSLDAGSRSPSCNGRENSIKNDLDRRSRSRSISHSRSGSRSRSVESRSPGRSHTHSRSASRSRSMSHRSESGTPRRSDEEMDGRSNGAHEIRGGDYDE is encoded by the exons ATGGTCAGTCGCCCAGGGTTGTTTCTGGTCGCGCCGTTCAACGGTCGTCCGGCCGAGCATGTGGTAACGTGGTCTCGTACTGTGGTCAGATCAAAACGCGAG GATCTCAAAGATTTGATGCGTAAGGCTGGAGAAGTTACTTATGCGGACGCACACAAGTCAGCTAAGAACGACGG CATTGTTGAGTTTGCTGCCTACGCTGATATGAAGGAAGCAATCGAGAAATTTGATGGCTACGAGCTTTATGGACGCAGGCTACGTGTTTACGAAGACCGACCAGGCCAGAGGTCACGATCTGGCTCTTACAGATCGCGATCTGATAGTCGTCATTCTCATCGTTCACGAAGTCGAGACTCTCATCGCAGGCAAAAGTCTAGAAGTCCTCGGCATCGACATGATAGGTCACTTTCAAGTGATAGACAAAGATCTGAATCCGGCAACGATTCGCACAGGCGCTCCAAAGAAAATTCTAATGACCCACGGTCTAGAAGTCCATCACGCCGTTCCGGGACAAACCGTTCCAATGCAAGATCCAATTCTCATCTCAGCAACAAGCGCTCTTTG GATGCCGGTTCCCGTTCCCCGAGCTGCAATGGTAGGGAGAATAGCATAAAAAATGATCTGGATCGGCGTTCGAGGTCACGTTCTATCTCACATTCTAGGTCTGGAAGTAGGTCACGTTCAGTGGAATCGAGGTCTCCTGGTCGGTCGCATACACATTCTCGGTCCGCATCACGATCGCGTTCAATGTCGCATCGTAGTGAGTCTGGGACGCCTAGACGTTCTGACGAGGAAATGGACGGAAGGAGCAACGGTGCCCATGAGATTCGAGGAGGTGATTATGATGAGTAA
- a CDS encoding putative arginine/serine-rich splicing factor has protein sequence MSRVYVGRIPPRCTERDIERFFKGYGRLRDIVLKNGYGFVEFDNEKDADDAVYDLHGRDLRGERLIVEHARLPPGTRGGSRRAGGGGGGGGGGSGRDRRYGPPTRTEYRVIVENLSSRVSWQDLKDLMRKAGEVTYADAHKSAKNDGIVEFAAYADMKEAIEKFDGYELYGRRLRVYEDRPGQRSRSGSYRSRSDSRHSHRSRSRDSHRRQKSRSPRHRHDRSLSSDRQRSESGNDSHRRSKENSNDPRSRSPSRRSGTNRSNARSNSHLSNKRSLDAGSRSPSCNGRENSIKNDLDRRSRSRSISHSRSGSRSRSVESRSPGRSHTHSRSASRSRSMSHRSESGTPRRSDEEMDGRSNGAHEIRGGDYDE, from the exons ATGTCAAGAGTGTACGTTGGCCGTATACCTCCGCGGTGTACCGAGAGAGATATTGAGCGGTTCTTTAAGGGTTATGGACGATTAAGGGACATCGTTCTTAAGAATGGATATGGCTTCGTGGAGTTTGATAATGAAAAAGATGCGGACGACGCCGTATATGACCTCCATGGAAGAGACTTACGAGGTGAACGGTTGATCGTTGAGCATGCTCGCCTTCCTCCTGGCACTCGAGGCGGCAGCAGAAGAGCCGGTGGAGGTGGTGGCGGAGGTGGTGGTGGCAGTGGTCGCGATCG CAGGTACGGTCCGCCAACTAGGACGGAGTATCGTGTTATTGTTGAGAATCTCTCGTCGCGTGTGAGCTGGCAG GATCTCAAAGATTTGATGCGTAAGGCTGGAGAAGTTACTTATGCGGACGCACACAAGTCAGCTAAGAACGACGG CATTGTTGAGTTTGCTGCCTACGCTGATATGAAGGAAGCAATCGAGAAATTTGATGGCTACGAGCTTTATGGACGCAGGCTACGTGTTTACGAAGACCGACCAGGCCAGAGGTCACGATCTGGCTCTTACAGATCGCGATCTGATAGTCGTCATTCTCATCGTTCACGAAGTCGAGACTCTCATCGCAGGCAAAAGTCTAGAAGTCCTCGGCATCGACATGATAGGTCACTTTCAAGTGATAGACAAAGATCTGAATCCGGCAACGATTCGCACAGGCGCTCCAAAGAAAATTCTAATGACCCACGGTCTAGAAGTCCATCACGCCGTTCCGGGACAAACCGTTCCAATGCAAGATCCAATTCTCATCTCAGCAACAAGCGCTCTTTG GATGCCGGTTCCCGTTCCCCGAGCTGCAATGGTAGGGAGAATAGCATAAAAAATGATCTGGATCGGCGTTCGAGGTCACGTTCTATCTCACATTCTAGGTCTGGAAGTAGGTCACGTTCAGTGGAATCGAGGTCTCCTGGTCGGTCGCATACACATTCTCGGTCCGCATCACGATCGCGTTCAATGTCGCATCGTAGTGAGTCTGGGACGCCTAGACGTTCTGACGAGGAAATGGACGGAAGGAGCAACGGTGCCCATGAGATTCGAGGAGGTGATTATGATGAGTAA
- a CDS encoding putative arginine/serine-rich splicing factor gives MRKAGEVTYADAHKSAKNDGIVEFAAYADMKEAIEKFDGYELYGRRLRVYEDRPGQRSRSGSYRSRSDSRHSHRSRSRDSHRRQKSRSPRHRHDRSLSSDRQRSESGNDSHRRSKENSNDPRSRSPSRRSGTNRSNARSNSHLSNKRSLDAGSRSPSCNGRENSIKNDLDRRSRSRSISHSRSGSRSRSVESRSPGRSHTHSRSASRSRSMSHRSESGTPRRSDEEMDGRSNGAHEIRGGDYDE, from the exons ATGCGTAAGGCTGGAGAAGTTACTTATGCGGACGCACACAAGTCAGCTAAGAACGACGG CATTGTTGAGTTTGCTGCCTACGCTGATATGAAGGAAGCAATCGAGAAATTTGATGGCTACGAGCTTTATGGACGCAGGCTACGTGTTTACGAAGACCGACCAGGCCAGAGGTCACGATCTGGCTCTTACAGATCGCGATCTGATAGTCGTCATTCTCATCGTTCACGAAGTCGAGACTCTCATCGCAGGCAAAAGTCTAGAAGTCCTCGGCATCGACATGATAGGTCACTTTCAAGTGATAGACAAAGATCTGAATCCGGCAACGATTCGCACAGGCGCTCCAAAGAAAATTCTAATGACCCACGGTCTAGAAGTCCATCACGCCGTTCCGGGACAAACCGTTCCAATGCAAGATCCAATTCTCATCTCAGCAACAAGCGCTCTTTG GATGCCGGTTCCCGTTCCCCGAGCTGCAATGGTAGGGAGAATAGCATAAAAAATGATCTGGATCGGCGTTCGAGGTCACGTTCTATCTCACATTCTAGGTCTGGAAGTAGGTCACGTTCAGTGGAATCGAGGTCTCCTGGTCGGTCGCATACACATTCTCGGTCCGCATCACGATCGCGTTCAATGTCGCATCGTAGTGAGTCTGGGACGCCTAGACGTTCTGACGAGGAAATGGACGGAAGGAGCAACGGTGCCCATGAGATTCGAGGAGGTGATTATGATGAGTAA
- a CDS encoding putative arginine/serine-rich splicing factor, whose protein sequence is MSRVYVGRIPPRCTERDIERFFKGYGRLRDIVLKNGYGFVEFDNEKDADDAVYDLHGRDLRGERLIVEHARLPPGTRGGSRRAGGGGGGGGGGSGRDRYGPPTRTEYRVIVENLSSRVSWQDLKDLMRKAGEVTYADAHKSAKNDGIVEFAAYADMKEAIEKFDGYELYGRRLRVYEDRPGQRSRSGSYRSRSDSRHSHRSRSRDSHRRQKSRSPRHRHDRSLSSDRQRSESGNDSHRRSKENSNDPRSRSPSRRSGTNRSNARSNSHLSNKRSLDAGSRSPSCNGRENSIKNDLDRRSRSRSISHSRSGSRSRSVESRSPGRSHTHSRSASRSRSMSHRSESGTPRRSDEEMDGRSNGAHEIRGGDYDE, encoded by the exons ATGTCAAGAGTGTACGTTGGCCGTATACCTCCGCGGTGTACCGAGAGAGATATTGAGCGGTTCTTTAAGGGTTATGGACGATTAAGGGACATCGTTCTTAAGAATGGATATGGCTTCGTGGAGTTTGATAATGAAAAAGATGCGGACGACGCCGTATATGACCTCCATGGAAGAGACTTACGAGGTGAACGGTTGATCGTTGAGCATGCTCGCCTTCCTCCTGGCACTCGAGGCGGCAGCAGAAGAGCCGGTGGAGGTGGTGGCGGAGGTGGTGGTGGCAGTGGTCGCGATCG GTACGGTCCGCCAACTAGGACGGAGTATCGTGTTATTGTTGAGAATCTCTCGTCGCGTGTGAGCTGGCAG GATCTCAAAGATTTGATGCGTAAGGCTGGAGAAGTTACTTATGCGGACGCACACAAGTCAGCTAAGAACGACGG CATTGTTGAGTTTGCTGCCTACGCTGATATGAAGGAAGCAATCGAGAAATTTGATGGCTACGAGCTTTATGGACGCAGGCTACGTGTTTACGAAGACCGACCAGGCCAGAGGTCACGATCTGGCTCTTACAGATCGCGATCTGATAGTCGTCATTCTCATCGTTCACGAAGTCGAGACTCTCATCGCAGGCAAAAGTCTAGAAGTCCTCGGCATCGACATGATAGGTCACTTTCAAGTGATAGACAAAGATCTGAATCCGGCAACGATTCGCACAGGCGCTCCAAAGAAAATTCTAATGACCCACGGTCTAGAAGTCCATCACGCCGTTCCGGGACAAACCGTTCCAATGCAAGATCCAATTCTCATCTCAGCAACAAGCGCTCTTTG GATGCCGGTTCCCGTTCCCCGAGCTGCAATGGTAGGGAGAATAGCATAAAAAATGATCTGGATCGGCGTTCGAGGTCACGTTCTATCTCACATTCTAGGTCTGGAAGTAGGTCACGTTCAGTGGAATCGAGGTCTCCTGGTCGGTCGCATACACATTCTCGGTCCGCATCACGATCGCGTTCAATGTCGCATCGTAGTGAGTCTGGGACGCCTAGACGTTCTGACGAGGAAATGGACGGAAGGAGCAACGGTGCCCATGAGATTCGAGGAGGTGATTATGATGAGTAA